The following proteins are encoded in a genomic region of Rattus rattus isolate New Zealand chromosome 2, Rrattus_CSIRO_v1, whole genome shotgun sequence:
- the Gsk3a gene encoding glycogen synthase kinase-3 alpha isoform X2 — translation MSGGGPSGGGPGGSGRARTSSFAEPGGGGGGGGGGPGGSASGPGGTGGGKASVGAMGGGVGASSSGGGPSGSGGGGSGGPGAGTSFPPPGVKLGRDSGKVTTVVATLGQGPERSQEVAYTDIKVIGNGSFGVVYQARLAETRELVAIKKVLQDKRFKNRELQIMRKLDHCNIVRLRYFFYSSGEKKDELYLNLVLEYVPETVYRVARHFTKAKLIIPIIYVKVYMYQLFRSLAYIHSQGVCHRDIKPQNLLVDPDTAVLKLCDFGSAKQLVRGEPNVSYICSRYYRAPELIFGATDYTSSIDVWSAGCVLAELLLGQPIFPGDSGVDQLVEIIKVLGTPTREQIREMNPNYTEFKFPQIKAHPWTKVFKSRTPPEAIALCSSLLEYTPSSRLSPLEACAHSFFDELRSLGTQLPNNRPLPPLFNFSPGELSIQPSLNAILIPPHLRSPSGPATLSSSSQALTETQTGQDWQAPDATATLTNSS, via the exons ATGAGCGGCGGCGGGCCTTCGGGAGGTGGCCCTGGGGGCTCGGGCCGGGCGCGGACCAGCTCGTTCGCGGAGCCAGgcggcggaggcggaggcggtgGCGGCGGCCCCGGGGGCTCGGCCTCCGGCCCAGGAGGCACTGGCGGCGGGAAGGCGTCAGTCGGGGCTATGGGTGGGGGCGTGGGAGCCTCGAGCTCTGGGGGTGGCCCCAGCGGCAGCGGCGGAGGAGGCAGCGGTGGCCCCGGCGCGGGCACTAGCTTCCCGCCGCCCGGAGTGAAGCTGGGCC GTGACAGCGGGAAGGTGACCACAGTGGTAGCCACTCTAGGCCAAGGCCCAGAGCGTTCCCAAGAGGTGGCTTACACCGACATCAAAGTGATTGGCAATGGCTCATTCGGAGTAGTGTACCAGGCACGGCTGGCAGAAACGAGGGAACTGGTGGCCATCAAGAAGGTTCTTCAGGACAAAAGGTTCAAG AACCGAGAGCTGCAGATTATGCGTAAGCTGGACCACTGCAATATCGTGAGGCTGCGGTACTTTTTCTACTCCAGTGGGGAGAAG AAAGATGAGCTGTATTTAAATCTGGTGCTGGAATATGTGCCCGAGACGGTGTACCGAGTGGCCCGTCACTTTACCAAGGCCAAGTTGATCATCCCTATCATCTATGTCAAG GTGTACATGTACCAGCTCTTCCGGAGCTTGGCCTACATCCACTCCCAAGGTGTGTGTCACCGTGACATCAAGCCCCAGAATTTGCTTGTGGACCCTGACACTGCTGTCCTCAAGCTCTGCGACTTTGGCAG TGCAAAGCAGTTGGTTCGGGGGGAGCCCAACGTGTCCTACATCTGTTCTCGGTACTACCGTGCTCCGGAGCTCATCTTTGGAGCCACAGATTACACCTCGTCCATCG aTGTGTGGTCAGCTGGCTGTGTACTGGCTGAGCTGCTTCTTGGCCAGCCCATCTTCCCTGGGGACAGTGGGGTGGACCAGCTTGTGGAGATCATCAAG GTACTAGGGACGCCAACCAGGGAACAAATCCGAGAGATGAACCCTAACTACACAGAATTCAAGTTCCCCCAGATCAAAGCTCACCCCTGGACAAAG GTGTTCAAATCTCGGACACCACCTGAGGCCATCGCACTCTGCTCTAGCCTGCTGGAGTACACTCCATCCTCAAGGCTCTCCCCACTAGAGGCCTGTGCCCACAGTTTCTTTGATGAACTGCGGAGTCTCGGAACCCAGCTCCCCAACAACCGCCCGCTTCCCCCCCTCTTCAACTTCAGTCCTGGTG AACTTTCCATCCAACCGTCTCTCAATGCCATTCTCATCCCTCCTCACTTGAGGTCCCCATCAGGCCCTGCTACCCTCTCCTCGTCCTCACAAG cTTTAACTGAGACTCAGACTGGCCAAGACTGGCAGGCACCTGATGCCACAGCTACCCTCACTAACTCTTCCTGA
- the Znf526 gene encoding zinc finger protein 526, with translation MGGVDSEGSHTPEAEGLCQERQGLLGGTACPTMAEMVAEAEMPTQSPGAVEISTAVSGELAEMTTAVTEMTSGEALASSLFFQHHQFMCSECGSLYNTLEEVLSHQEQHLLTMSEEETLTTQDTGLESELMPSTGEGPFQCGECSQLILSPSELLAHQDAHLQESASQIQYQCGDCQELFPSPELWVAHRKTQHLSSASDEPPPPLPPPNPPPPPPEIKMEPYECPECSTLCATPEEFLEHQGTHFDSLEKEERNGLEEEGEDEEEEGEEEDDDDEETDEEETSTELTADDTEGDRSTADPARSCGDCSQHCTSSGARRKHRRASHGPASATHPFHCSQCQRSFSSANRLVAHGRAHVGGTYECTTCSKVFKKAASLEQHQRLHRGEARYLCVDCGRGFGTELTLVAHRRAHTANPLHRCRCGKTFSNMTKFLYHRRTHTGKSGTPTKVATVSPAPAEPTPMPPPPPAQLPCPQCPKSFASASRLSRHRRAVHGPPERRHRCGVCGKGFKKLVHVRNHLRTHTGERPFQCHSCGKTFASLANLSRHQLTHTGVRPYQCLDCGKRFTQSSNLQQHRRLHLRPVAFARAPRLPITGLYNKSPYYCGTCGRWFRAMAGLRLHQRVHARARSLTLQPPRSPSPVPPPAPEPQQTIMCTELGETIAIIETSQPLALEDTLQLCQAALGASEASGLLQLDTAFV, from the exons ATGGGAGGCGTGGATAGTGAAGGGTCCCACACTCCTGAAGCGGAGGGTCTCTGTCAAGAGCGGCAGGGGCTGCTTGGAG GCACTGCCTGCCCCACAATGGCAGAGATGGTGGCAGAGGCTGAGATGCCCACACAATCACCAGGAGCAGTGGAAATTTCAACTGCGGTGTCAGGGGAGCTGGCAGAGATGACAACAGCAGTGACTGAGATGACCTCTGGGGAGGCCCTcgcctcctccctcttcttccaacATCACCAGTTCATGTGCTCTGAGTGTGGCAGCCTCTACAACACCCTGGAGGAAGTCCTCTCCCACCAGGAACAACACCTGCTCACCATGTCAGAGGAGGAGACGCTGACCACCCAGGACACAGGCCTGGAGTCTGAGCTCATgcctagcactggggaggggcCCTTCCAGTGTGGTGAATGCAGCCAGCTCATCCTCTCTCCCAGCGAGCTCCTAGCCCACCAGGATGCCCACCTGCAGGAGTCTGCAAGCCAGATCCAGTACCAGTGTGGAGACTGCCAGGAGCTCTTCCCCTCACCCGAGCTATGGGTAGCTCATCGCAAGACTCAGCACCTTTCCAGTGCATCGGACGAGCCACCACCTCCTTTgcctcccccaaaccccccacccccgccaccagAAATCAAGATGGAGCCCTACGAGTGCCCTGAATGTTCCACCCTCTGTGCTACCCCTGAGGAGTTCTTGGAGCATCAGGGCACCCACTTCGACTCCCTGGAGAAAGAAGAACGAAATGGgttagaagaggagggggaagatgaggaagaggagggggaggaggaagatgacgATGATGAAGAAACTGATGAGGAGGAAACATCCACAGAGCTCACTGCTGATGACACAGAAGGTGACAGGTCCACAGCTGACCCGGCTCGGAGCTGTGGAGATTGTTCTCAGCACTGTACCTCTTCAGGGGCACGTCGCAAACACCGAAGGGCATCTCATGGCCCAGCATcagccacccaccccttccacTGCAGCCAGTGTCAGCGCAGCTTCAGCTCAGCTAACCGGCTGGTGGCTCATGGCCGGGCCCATGTGGGTGGGACCTATGAGTGTACCACGTGCTCCAAGGTCTTCAAGAAGGCAGCCTCTCTGGAGCAGCACCAGCGGCTGCACCGGGGGGAAGCCCGCTATCTATGTGTGGACTGTGGCCGTGGCTTTGGCACTGAGCTCACACTGGTGGCCCATCGGCGGGCCCATACTGCCAACCCACTCCACCGCTGTCGCTGTGGCAAGACCTTCAGCAACATGACCAAGTTCCTATACCACCGACGAACTCACACTGGGAAAAGCGGAACCCCCACCAAGGTAGCAActgtctccccagctccagcTGAGCCCACAcccatgcccccacccccacctgcccaACTGCCCTGTCCACAGTGCCCCAAGTCCTTTGCTTCAGCCTCCAGGCTTTCCAGGCACCGGCGCGCAGTGCACGGCCCCCCTGAACGCCGACACAGGTGTGGGGTCTGTGGCAAGGGCTTCAAGAAGCTTGTCCATGTGCGCAACCATCTGCGGACCCACACAGGCGAGAGACCCTTCCAGTGTCACTCGTGCGGCAAGACCTTTGCTTCTTTAGCCAACCTCAGCCGCCACCAGCTGACCCACACAGGAGTGCGTCCCTACCAGTGCCTGGACTGTGGCAAGCGTTTTACACAGAGCTCCAACCTGCAGCAGCACCGGCGGCTACACCTACGGCCTGTCGCCTTTGCTCGTGCCCCTCGCCTTCCCATCACCGGTCTCTACAACAAGAGCCCCTACTACTGTGGGACCTGCGGCCGCTGGTTCCGCGCCATGGCAGGCCTTCGGCTGCATCAGAGGGTCCATGCCCGGGCCAGGAGTTTGACACTGCAGCCCCCAAGATCACCCTCTCCagtcccacccccagccccggAACCTCAGCAGACTATCATGTGCACGGAGCTTGGGGAGACCATCGCCATCATCGAGACGTCACAGCCGCTGGCACTTGAGGACACACTGCAGCTATGCCAGGCGGCACTGGGGGCCAGTGAAGCGAGCGGACTGCTGCAGCTGGACACAGCCTTTGTGTGA
- the Gsk3a gene encoding glycogen synthase kinase-3 alpha isoform X1, which produces MSGGGPSGGGPGGSGRARTSSFAEPGGGGGGGGGGPGGSASGPGGTGGGKASVGAMGGGVGASSSGGGPSGSGGGGSGGPGAGTSFPPPGVKLGRDSGKVTTVVATLGQGPERSQEVAYTDIKVIGNGSFGVVYQARLAETRELVAIKKVLQDKRFKNRELQIMRKLDHCNIVRLRYFFYSSGEKVRHWESKKDELYLNLVLEYVPETVYRVARHFTKAKLIIPIIYVKVYMYQLFRSLAYIHSQGVCHRDIKPQNLLVDPDTAVLKLCDFGSAKQLVRGEPNVSYICSRYYRAPELIFGATDYTSSIDVWSAGCVLAELLLGQPIFPGDSGVDQLVEIIKVLGTPTREQIREMNPNYTEFKFPQIKAHPWTKVFKSRTPPEAIALCSSLLEYTPSSRLSPLEACAHSFFDELRSLGTQLPNNRPLPPLFNFSPGELSIQPSLNAILIPPHLRSPSGPATLSSSSQALTETQTGQDWQAPDATATLTNSS; this is translated from the exons ATGAGCGGCGGCGGGCCTTCGGGAGGTGGCCCTGGGGGCTCGGGCCGGGCGCGGACCAGCTCGTTCGCGGAGCCAGgcggcggaggcggaggcggtgGCGGCGGCCCCGGGGGCTCGGCCTCCGGCCCAGGAGGCACTGGCGGCGGGAAGGCGTCAGTCGGGGCTATGGGTGGGGGCGTGGGAGCCTCGAGCTCTGGGGGTGGCCCCAGCGGCAGCGGCGGAGGAGGCAGCGGTGGCCCCGGCGCGGGCACTAGCTTCCCGCCGCCCGGAGTGAAGCTGGGCC GTGACAGCGGGAAGGTGACCACAGTGGTAGCCACTCTAGGCCAAGGCCCAGAGCGTTCCCAAGAGGTGGCTTACACCGACATCAAAGTGATTGGCAATGGCTCATTCGGAGTAGTGTACCAGGCACGGCTGGCAGAAACGAGGGAACTGGTGGCCATCAAGAAGGTTCTTCAGGACAAAAGGTTCAAG AACCGAGAGCTGCAGATTATGCGTAAGCTGGACCACTGCAATATCGTGAGGCTGCGGTACTTTTTCTACTCCAGTGGGGAGAAGGTGAGACACTGGGAATCTAAG AAAGATGAGCTGTATTTAAATCTGGTGCTGGAATATGTGCCCGAGACGGTGTACCGAGTGGCCCGTCACTTTACCAAGGCCAAGTTGATCATCCCTATCATCTATGTCAAG GTGTACATGTACCAGCTCTTCCGGAGCTTGGCCTACATCCACTCCCAAGGTGTGTGTCACCGTGACATCAAGCCCCAGAATTTGCTTGTGGACCCTGACACTGCTGTCCTCAAGCTCTGCGACTTTGGCAG TGCAAAGCAGTTGGTTCGGGGGGAGCCCAACGTGTCCTACATCTGTTCTCGGTACTACCGTGCTCCGGAGCTCATCTTTGGAGCCACAGATTACACCTCGTCCATCG aTGTGTGGTCAGCTGGCTGTGTACTGGCTGAGCTGCTTCTTGGCCAGCCCATCTTCCCTGGGGACAGTGGGGTGGACCAGCTTGTGGAGATCATCAAG GTACTAGGGACGCCAACCAGGGAACAAATCCGAGAGATGAACCCTAACTACACAGAATTCAAGTTCCCCCAGATCAAAGCTCACCCCTGGACAAAG GTGTTCAAATCTCGGACACCACCTGAGGCCATCGCACTCTGCTCTAGCCTGCTGGAGTACACTCCATCCTCAAGGCTCTCCCCACTAGAGGCCTGTGCCCACAGTTTCTTTGATGAACTGCGGAGTCTCGGAACCCAGCTCCCCAACAACCGCCCGCTTCCCCCCCTCTTCAACTTCAGTCCTGGTG AACTTTCCATCCAACCGTCTCTCAATGCCATTCTCATCCCTCCTCACTTGAGGTCCCCATCAGGCCCTGCTACCCTCTCCTCGTCCTCACAAG cTTTAACTGAGACTCAGACTGGCCAAGACTGGCAGGCACCTGATGCCACAGCTACCCTCACTAACTCTTCCTGA